In Chloroflexota bacterium, one DNA window encodes the following:
- a CDS encoding ABC transporter permease, with protein MGTSDVQQQGHQPHTPPTHVIKPSRGWFALNLRELWAYRELLYFFIWRDIKVRYKQTVVGAAWVIIQPFSQMVIFSVVFGHLADLPSDEIPYPVFTYTALVPWIYFANSLTNSSNAVVDQARVITKVYFPRVLLPAGGVIGGLLDFGIAFLVLIGMMLYFGISPGWAILTLPLFLLLAMATALAVGLWLSALNAVYRDVRYALTFLIQFWMFATPVAYSSGLIPDSWKPLYGINPMAGVVDGFRWALLGKAEAPGPMLAVSAAVVVLLLVTGALYFKRMERYFADIV; from the coding sequence GTTCGCCTTAAACCTGCGAGAGCTCTGGGCATATCGGGAGTTGCTTTATTTTTTCATCTGGCGGGATATCAAAGTCCGCTATAAGCAGACAGTTGTCGGAGCAGCGTGGGTAATCATCCAGCCCTTCTCGCAGATGGTGATCTTCAGTGTTGTCTTTGGCCACCTTGCCGACCTGCCGTCGGACGAGATTCCCTATCCGGTCTTCACCTACACTGCCCTGGTCCCTTGGATCTACTTCGCAAACTCTCTTACAAACTCGTCGAATGCCGTGGTGGACCAGGCGAGAGTCATCACGAAGGTCTATTTCCCCCGTGTCCTGCTCCCTGCCGGAGGGGTCATAGGCGGTCTGCTGGACTTCGGCATCGCTTTCCTGGTGCTCATTGGGATGATGCTCTATTTCGGTATCTCTCCGGGCTGGGCGATCCTCACACTCCCACTTTTCCTTCTGCTTGCCATGGCAACGGCACTGGCAGTTGGACTTTGGCTCTCCGCGCTCAATGCCGTCTATCGAGACGTGCGCTATGCATTAACGTTCCTGATCCAATTCTGGATGTTTGCAACTCCAGTGGCGTATTCAAGCGGCCTCATCCCAGATAGCTGGAAGCCTCTATACGGAATCAATCCGATGGCCGGAGTAGTAGATGGGTTTCGCTGGGCGCTCCTGGGCAAGGCAGAAGCGCCCGGCCCGATGCTCGCCGTCTCCGCAGCGGTAGTCGTTTTGCTCCTGGTAACGGGCGCGCTCTACTTCAAACGAATGGAGCGCTACTTCGCCGATATCGTTTGA